The Zobellia alginiliquefaciens genome contains a region encoding:
- a CDS encoding PKD domain-containing protein, translating into MNNKSIKTHFDLNVFITFLVLFFAGLALFSFRLNSEVDCSNVDFEIISNSYTTEDLIEFKSTDPSGFNWTWNFGDNEPEAFRSDVVHQFKKPGKYSISLQMNGECVASREIVISKDKIVRDAKLIPNIVLPKQVRVGDEVEFFNDSKFATSWQWSFGETATVDGNDRRETYTYKSSGEKTILLVVNGDRRHEAKRILTVYPSKKKVRISRSRNASAPIENVLATIPEAPKEEKPVVVEEDTVDKPPYIEISNEEIEDMLLRYSVRNLDDVSIRNYFCVTNIPVFNKSGDRFTVSQFFKAVRDVKIEINSLKLYRDKQTGCIKSMTVDMRTKKGLFWKSF; encoded by the coding sequence ATGAATAATAAAAGTATTAAAACTCACTTTGACCTTAACGTGTTTATCACTTTTTTAGTATTGTTCTTTGCGGGATTAGCCCTTTTTTCTTTTCGTTTGAACAGTGAGGTTGATTGTAGCAATGTAGATTTTGAGATTATTTCCAATTCCTACACAACTGAAGATTTAATAGAATTTAAAAGCACGGATCCTTCAGGATTTAACTGGACTTGGAATTTTGGGGACAATGAACCTGAGGCGTTCCGATCAGACGTTGTTCATCAATTTAAAAAACCTGGTAAATATTCGATTTCTTTACAAATGAATGGCGAATGTGTAGCATCTCGTGAAATTGTAATATCTAAGGACAAGATAGTGCGTGATGCAAAGCTTATTCCCAATATTGTTTTGCCAAAACAGGTTAGGGTAGGTGATGAAGTCGAATTTTTTAACGATTCCAAATTCGCTACTTCTTGGCAATGGAGCTTTGGGGAAACAGCAACTGTAGACGGCAATGATAGAAGGGAAACATATACTTACAAGTCTTCCGGGGAAAAAACCATTCTACTTGTGGTGAATGGTGATCGCAGACACGAGGCAAAGCGTATTTTAACGGTATACCCTTCCAAAAAGAAAGTGAGAATTAGTAGAAGTAGAAATGCTAGTGCGCCCATAGAAAATGTTTTGGCAACAATTCCTGAAGCGCCAAAAGAAGAGAAACCAGTAGTTGTAGAAGAAGATACTGTAGACAAACCTCCATATATTGAAATCTCAAATGAAGAGATAGAAGATATGTTATTAAGGTACTCGGTCAGAAATCTAGATGACGTTAGCATACGAAACTATTTTTGTGTAACGAACATTCCTGTTTTCAATAAAAGCGGAGATCGTTTTACGGTTAGCCAATTCTTTAAAGCGGTACGGGACGTTAAAATAGAAATCAATAGCCTTAAACTCTATAGGGATAAGCAAACTGGTTGTATAAAAAGTATGACGGTTGACATGCGGACCAAAAAAGGATTGTTCTGGAAGAGTTTTTAG
- a CDS encoding C40 family peptidase encodes MKLKLSFLLIIALLSGCANKTAIAGQGEYYRQEIEKSKRLAAAKVVQDKKEITIVEPSYLTKEQRQGFSELLGVPYEDLENEKLYASIDEWMGTPYQWGGTTKNGVDCSAYVQDIYEKVYGLKLPRTSIQQFDFDIKAHFSGQKFLRQGDLLFFRLRDEDKVVSHVGIYLQNGKFTGSNSPHGVQIADLNSKYWQDRFVSGARLLKNL; translated from the coding sequence ATGAAATTAAAACTGTCTTTTCTTTTAATTATTGCCTTGCTTAGCGGTTGTGCCAATAAAACCGCTATAGCCGGCCAAGGCGAGTATTATAGGCAAGAAATAGAAAAATCCAAACGTTTGGCCGCAGCAAAAGTTGTGCAAGATAAAAAAGAAATTACCATAGTAGAACCCTCCTACCTAACTAAGGAACAAAGACAGGGTTTTTCTGAATTATTAGGTGTCCCGTATGAAGACCTAGAAAACGAAAAATTGTATGCAAGTATAGATGAATGGATGGGCACGCCCTACCAATGGGGAGGCACTACCAAAAATGGAGTTGATTGTTCTGCCTATGTACAAGATATTTATGAAAAAGTTTATGGTTTAAAACTTCCAAGAACTTCTATCCAACAGTTTGATTTTGATATAAAAGCTCACTTTTCTGGTCAAAAATTTTTAAGACAAGGAGATTTACTTTTTTTTAGATTACGAGATGAAGACAAAGTGGTTTCCCACGTGGGCATTTACCTTCAAAACGGAAAATTTACAGGATCAAATTCCCCCCATGGAGTTCAAATTGCAGACTTGAACTCAAAATATTGGCAAGATAGATTCGTCTCTGGCGCACGTTTGCTCAAAAACCTGTAA
- a CDS encoding TssN family type VI secretion system protein has product MIGSYLKRFINVEALIPFAMVLVFILLALGLLARKTPGFKTRRKKYYYYLAALIAVMGIFLAIIYNLKQSALMFRYFWILAFATVMGGLHVFFYRYLFEKFDIDKGLKELLYGIITSFAVMVPVILIAAHYKDLQYLPYYFLTIAAFTIPTSFFVLYKYSVSIPVKLYTKWYYPLQKKYDTPEHYELKNMIILNFMFYKNTEAGEMTSFKAKAPKNMEFGRLFFFFINDYNVKKTTTKIELTDASGDPHGWYFYSKPKWYGASKHIDSELTVEDNNLNDGDVVICQRI; this is encoded by the coding sequence ATGATTGGAAGTTACTTGAAAAGATTTATAAACGTAGAAGCACTGATTCCTTTTGCAATGGTCTTGGTTTTTATTTTGTTGGCTCTTGGTTTACTGGCCCGGAAAACCCCTGGTTTCAAAACTAGAAGGAAAAAATACTACTATTATCTTGCTGCGCTAATTGCCGTAATGGGCATATTTTTAGCTATAATATATAACCTGAAACAGTCTGCATTAATGTTCCGTTATTTTTGGATATTAGCCTTTGCAACGGTAATGGGCGGTCTTCACGTGTTTTTCTACCGCTATCTGTTTGAAAAATTCGATATAGATAAGGGGCTAAAAGAATTACTTTATGGAATTATAACCTCCTTTGCGGTTATGGTCCCCGTAATCCTTATTGCGGCGCACTATAAAGATTTGCAATATCTGCCCTATTATTTTCTGACGATTGCGGCATTTACCATACCTACAAGCTTTTTTGTACTCTATAAATATTCGGTTTCAATTCCTGTAAAGTTATACACCAAATGGTATTACCCGTTACAGAAAAAATACGATACACCTGAGCATTACGAACTAAAGAACATGATCATACTTAACTTTATGTTCTACAAAAATACCGAAGCTGGGGAAATGACCAGCTTTAAAGCCAAAGCACCCAAAAATATGGAATTCGGCCGGCTGTTCTTTTTCTTTATAAACGATTATAACGTTAAAAAAACAACAACCAAAATAGAACTAACGGATGCATCAGGCGACCCTCACGGTTGGTATTTTTATAGCAAACCAAAGTGGTACGGAGCTTCTAAACATATAGATTCAGAGCTTACTGTAGAAGATAATAACCTAAACGATGGCGATGTAGTAATTTGCCAACGTATATAA
- the tssO gene encoding type VI secretion system TssO: MEILNKKERTSSFLLFLLMFAITVGILFTAFFYSYKLPWKENAVLRKENKKMQYEFIYQKKFINALEGVDKQIDSLDTVKEGWFFVEQSIIKNLIDLRSDIPKDSLDDRSMYENLVLTYNKLVDAKRDLKQVESARQEINDLEEQITDYEKEISRLNTALDLAKRMNRN, from the coding sequence ATGGAGATACTAAACAAAAAAGAACGAACTTCCTCTTTCCTATTGTTCTTACTAATGTTCGCCATAACGGTGGGTATTCTGTTCACGGCTTTTTTCTATAGCTACAAACTACCTTGGAAGGAAAATGCCGTTCTGCGTAAGGAGAATAAAAAAATGCAATATGAATTTATCTACCAGAAAAAATTTATAAATGCGTTAGAAGGGGTAGACAAGCAAATAGATTCTCTGGATACCGTAAAAGAAGGTTGGTTTTTTGTAGAACAGTCCATTATCAAAAACCTTATAGACCTTAGAAGTGATATTCCTAAAGATTCTTTGGATGACCGCAGTATGTACGAAAACTTGGTCCTTACCTACAACAAATTGGTAGATGCCAAAAGAGATTTAAAGCAAGTAGAGAGCGCCAGACAGGAAATAAACGACCTAGAGGAGCAAATTACCGATTACGAAAAAGAAATCAGCAGGCTCAATACCGCATTAGATCTTGCCAAACGTATGAACCGAAACTAA
- a CDS encoding AAA family ATPase produces MNTELEKAIHIATQLAEEHQHESFGPAHLIKASLNRDLSLLRILHDKGVDVYFIEEWADVNMESHPKRTSRTLAVKASSEAKMVFVEAEEIQTKLNRPDVDLICLFISAITPGVGFSFDKVKSLPVSSSELFDSFSNGTDSKGAANKKSVNTTDDFTTDTDVLKKYTNDLLVEASGGYYDHIINRDRELKQIAEILSRKSKPNVMVQGESGVGKTVLIHNLAKEIHSRKIVDTLQEATLLEIDTAILLSGASYKGEVEDRLQSIFNEAKNLVKPILFIDDFHVLLQDASASQGILNVIKSELNKGEVILIGATTADSYRKHIANDDGLNRRFESVTVEEPDPEMAFRILKSVGQTYTEHHVLTIDDEALKESIRLAKRYLKEKSLPDSALDLVDRTMAAANVSTQSLPTDLQDLNDKLHAIESKTEKQKESEKIQAIDWVYIELKNRLSPIVTGKFDTEDSLRLPTYEKKSAYIKSILSGITEHSKEKRTAVTEEDLAAMVAGITGIPAGKVQSQERERLLEMETTLMKRVIGQDNAIKTVTEAIIESRSGLSKAGQPIGSFFFSGPTGTGKTELAKSLAEFLFNDESAIIRFDMSEFKEEHSAALLYGAPPGYVGYEEGGVLVNKIRQKPYSIVLFDEIEKAHQSVFDVFLQILDEGKLNDRLGKVGDFSNAVILFTSNIGSDFISKSIEGGKIPKSNELLEIMASYFRPEFLGRITEIVPFAPISEKNAPFIFDLHLKKELLVLTERLGITLEIDKKTKEHLSLDGFSPTYGVRPLKAVIRNKLKRPLSKMIISGEIKAPQTVNVALKKGELEFKVKK; encoded by the coding sequence ATGAATACTGAATTAGAGAAAGCTATACATATTGCCACACAACTTGCCGAAGAACACCAACATGAAAGCTTTGGCCCCGCTCATTTAATCAAAGCCTCTTTAAACAGGGACCTTTCTTTACTTCGTATTTTACACGACAAAGGGGTTGATGTATACTTTATAGAAGAGTGGGCAGATGTTAATATGGAATCCCACCCTAAACGTACCAGTCGCACATTGGCGGTAAAAGCTAGTTCAGAGGCAAAAATGGTCTTTGTTGAGGCGGAAGAGATACAGACCAAGTTAAACAGACCAGATGTAGACCTTATCTGCTTATTCATATCCGCTATTACGCCAGGTGTAGGTTTTAGTTTCGATAAAGTAAAATCACTACCCGTTAGCAGCTCAGAACTATTCGATAGTTTTTCTAACGGTACGGATAGCAAAGGTGCGGCTAACAAGAAAAGCGTAAATACTACAGACGATTTTACAACCGACACCGATGTTCTAAAAAAATATACCAACGATTTACTTGTTGAAGCTTCCGGTGGTTATTATGACCATATCATAAATCGTGATCGGGAGCTAAAGCAAATCGCTGAAATCCTTAGCCGAAAATCCAAGCCCAACGTAATGGTGCAAGGCGAGTCCGGTGTAGGCAAAACTGTTTTGATACATAATTTGGCCAAGGAAATTCACTCCAGAAAAATCGTGGATACTTTACAAGAGGCCACCTTATTGGAAATAGATACCGCCATTTTACTTTCTGGAGCTTCGTATAAAGGAGAAGTTGAAGATCGTTTACAAAGTATCTTTAACGAGGCAAAAAACCTGGTAAAACCTATTCTATTTATAGATGACTTTCATGTGCTGTTACAGGACGCGTCTGCAAGCCAAGGCATTTTAAATGTTATTAAATCGGAATTAAATAAAGGTGAGGTTATCTTGATCGGGGCAACCACAGCGGATAGTTATAGAAAACACATCGCCAATGATGATGGACTTAACAGAAGATTTGAATCCGTTACCGTAGAAGAACCTGATCCAGAAATGGCTTTTCGTATCTTAAAAAGTGTTGGCCAGACCTATACTGAGCATCATGTGCTCACTATTGATGATGAGGCACTAAAAGAATCCATTCGCTTGGCAAAACGGTATTTAAAAGAGAAAAGCCTACCAGATTCCGCATTGGATTTGGTAGATAGAACAATGGCCGCCGCCAATGTGTCCACACAATCCTTGCCTACAGATTTACAAGATCTGAACGATAAGCTCCATGCAATAGAATCTAAAACGGAAAAACAAAAGGAGTCCGAAAAAATTCAGGCTATAGATTGGGTCTACATCGAATTAAAAAATAGATTAAGTCCTATTGTAACCGGAAAATTTGATACGGAAGATAGCTTACGTCTACCTACCTATGAAAAAAAATCAGCTTACATAAAGAGTATATTATCCGGTATAACGGAACATTCCAAAGAAAAACGAACTGCTGTTACCGAAGAGGATTTAGCAGCTATGGTTGCCGGTATAACTGGTATTCCGGCAGGAAAGGTACAATCCCAAGAACGTGAGCGACTGCTGGAAATGGAGACTACGCTTATGAAAAGGGTCATTGGTCAAGATAACGCCATTAAAACCGTTACGGAAGCCATTATAGAATCTAGATCAGGGCTTTCCAAGGCCGGGCAACCCATTGGTTCTTTTTTCTTTTCGGGCCCTACCGGAACCGGTAAAACGGAACTGGCAAAATCGTTAGCGGAGTTTTTGTTTAATGATGAATCGGCCATCATACGCTTTGATATGTCCGAATTTAAGGAAGAACATTCCGCAGCCTTGCTTTATGGAGCTCCTCCGGGATATGTAGGGTATGAAGAAGGCGGTGTCTTGGTAAATAAAATACGGCAAAAGCCATATTCAATCGTACTTTTTGATGAAATTGAAAAAGCCCATCAATCCGTTTTTGATGTATTCTTACAAATACTTGACGAAGGGAAACTAAACGATCGTTTGGGGAAAGTGGGTGATTTTTCAAACGCCGTTATCTTGTTCACTTCAAACATTGGTTCCGATTTTATCAGCAAATCAATAGAAGGAGGAAAAATACCCAAATCCAATGAGCTGCTAGAAATAATGGCCAGCTATTTTAGACCGGAATTTTTAGGCCGAATTACTGAAATTGTTCCTTTCGCTCCCATTTCCGAGAAAAACGCTCCGTTTATTTTCGATTTACACTTAAAAAAGGAGCTCTTGGTACTAACGGAAAGATTGGGAATCACCTTAGAAATAGACAAAAAAACCAAAGAACATTTATCCTTAGACGGGTTCTCCCCAACTTATGGTGTACGCCCGCTCAAGGCCGTTATCCGTAATAAATTAAAAAGGCCGTTGTCCAAAATGATCATCTCGGGAGAGATAAAGGCACCACAAACGGTTAATGTTGCGTTAAAGAAAGGTGAACTGGAATTTAAGGTGAAGAAATAA
- a CDS encoding GPW/gp25 family protein, with the protein MAKPYYQAPFDFKRFFEKKELKKLTLQDSISQFISVIITTYFEEYTFDEHFGSEIWETDFDLLVNTNVLKERIKKSLTAQIKTYEKRLSNIDLNIELMESLSSKTNKVRLKKYLYITIKGTIVKTDEPFTFNGDYYLAPLSYK; encoded by the coding sequence ATGGCTAAACCGTATTACCAAGCACCATTTGATTTCAAACGTTTTTTTGAAAAGAAAGAGCTAAAGAAATTAACGCTACAAGATTCTATTTCTCAATTCATAAGTGTGATTATAACCACCTATTTTGAGGAATATACTTTTGATGAGCATTTTGGTAGTGAAATCTGGGAAACGGATTTTGACCTTTTGGTAAATACCAATGTTCTAAAAGAGAGAATTAAAAAGTCGTTAACGGCGCAAATAAAGACCTACGAAAAACGCCTATCGAATATAGACCTAAATATTGAGTTAATGGAAAGCCTATCTTCCAAAACCAATAAGGTTCGCTTAAAGAAATACCTCTATATCACCATAAAAGGTACAATTGTAAAGACAGATGAGCCGTTTACATTTAATGGAGACTACTATTTAGCTCCATTATCCTATAAATAA
- a CDS encoding type VI secretion system Vgr family protein, whose translation MSKIVNINLILNGNAFLPNSGYSVSVEQAIGGHSTFRIAFPAHATETYAGPLMGNALGYIGKKMSIGLNSGEMEFIGVVTNVDLQKGNGASGTLVISGHGPSVLLANSVQCLSYEEGTSLSQVVEDTLKGHSTDILKKSIGTGTGISLPYTVQYNESDLSFLQRLCSRYGVWLYHNGRDFCVGKSDSATLNGVYGIDVLSFNLSTSLKEQVFDIKGHDWVNNTQLEASSAPHTANSSHPYLSSVKDESDTLFNKKSSYDYTIGQHEYSAQAGLDTAAKVNTLGRASGMVTASGSSELVGMRVGDTLSLKGLNFSDPTAQDPYGSYDIIKVVHRFDHSGHYSNSFEGVPEGTEHLPYSNSFAVTRSADQRGLVLDNADPDGLGRIKVQFPWQKPMGTNTPWIKVPTPYSGGGKGFYFIPEKDEEVLVGFEGGNPEKPFVLSAGFNSSASSGFADADNNIKAIKTRSGHIIELNDTDGGESITIKDKNENIFQIDTATNDITVNANNNVNINAVETIKLSAKNIELSAQEDIVSQAGKSIKDSASESCNIMAKNKTEVIEENIKVLSKSCEITSEEIAINSTAKNLVLFSQKSVDIQSNEKVKLF comes from the coding sequence ATGTCCAAAATCGTCAATATCAACCTCATTTTAAACGGTAATGCATTTCTTCCAAATTCGGGTTATTCCGTATCCGTAGAACAGGCCATTGGCGGCCACAGTACTTTTCGTATCGCTTTTCCTGCCCATGCCACGGAAACCTATGCCGGACCCCTTATGGGAAATGCTTTGGGCTATATCGGCAAGAAAATGTCCATTGGGCTCAATTCCGGTGAAATGGAATTTATAGGTGTGGTTACCAATGTAGACCTTCAAAAAGGAAACGGTGCTTCCGGCACCCTGGTCATCTCGGGCCATGGACCGTCCGTTCTACTGGCAAATTCGGTACAGTGCCTTAGTTACGAAGAGGGTACATCGCTATCCCAAGTCGTGGAGGATACCTTAAAAGGACATTCAACGGACATTCTTAAGAAAAGTATAGGTACGGGTACAGGTATTTCTTTGCCCTATACGGTACAATATAATGAAAGCGACCTCTCGTTCCTACAAAGATTGTGCAGCCGATACGGGGTTTGGCTCTATCATAACGGACGTGATTTTTGCGTGGGAAAATCCGACAGCGCTACCCTTAACGGCGTGTACGGGATCGATGTCCTCTCATTCAATTTATCTACCTCGCTCAAAGAACAGGTTTTTGACATTAAAGGGCACGACTGGGTAAACAACACCCAATTAGAGGCAAGTTCGGCCCCTCATACCGCCAATTCGTCCCACCCCTATCTTTCATCCGTAAAAGACGAATCCGATACCCTGTTCAATAAAAAAAGCAGTTACGACTATACCATAGGTCAACATGAATATAGTGCACAGGCCGGTCTTGATACCGCTGCCAAGGTGAACACCTTGGGAAGGGCATCCGGTATGGTGACCGCTTCCGGATCCTCCGAGCTAGTGGGCATGCGCGTGGGCGATACGCTTTCCTTAAAGGGTCTTAATTTTTCCGACCCTACAGCACAAGATCCTTACGGATCATACGATATTATAAAAGTGGTACACCGTTTTGACCACAGCGGACACTATAGCAATTCTTTTGAGGGCGTGCCAGAAGGTACCGAACACCTGCCCTACTCCAACAGTTTTGCTGTTACAAGGTCTGCCGATCAGCGTGGACTTGTTTTGGACAACGCAGATCCCGATGGCCTCGGACGGATAAAAGTGCAGTTTCCTTGGCAAAAACCTATGGGAACCAACACTCCGTGGATAAAAGTACCTACTCCCTACAGTGGTGGCGGTAAGGGGTTTTATTTCATTCCCGAAAAGGACGAGGAGGTATTGGTAGGCTTTGAGGGCGGAAACCCGGAAAAACCCTTTGTACTTAGTGCAGGGTTCAACAGCAGTGCCAGTAGTGGCTTTGCGGATGCAGATAATAATATTAAAGCGATAAAAACAAGAAGTGGACATATAATAGAATTGAATGATACCGATGGCGGGGAGAGTATAACGATTAAGGATAAGAATGAGAATATTTTTCAGATTGATACCGCTACTAATGATATTACTGTCAATGCTAATAATAATGTTAATATTAACGCTGTAGAAACTATAAAACTATCTGCTAAAAATATTGAATTAAGTGCTCAAGAAGACATCGTATCTCAAGCTGGCAAAAGCATAAAAGATTCGGCAAGTGAAAGCTGTAATATAATGGCTAAGAATAAAACCGAGGTCATTGAGGAAAATATTAAAGTATTATCTAAATCTTGTGAAATTACGTCAGAAGAAATAGCAATTAACAGTACTGCAAAAAACCTTGTATTATTCTCTCAAAAATCGGTAGATATTCAAAGTAATGAAAAAGTTAAACTTTTTTAA
- a CDS encoding DUF4280 domain-containing protein has protein sequence MAKDKYLVCQGAMCQCQQGFAPDLFKVLSQSKFYINDQSGSSKLIGSTMDLGIPFEAGTFGQCKLQPTGSSFMTCVPNIIQWDGPYEKVELANGGQILTEESKGICAIAGSPVVEFMTNGQIGSPQKSNLENTNQQMHNQLNPLVRPDEIVEEEPFEGIEVKSEIT, from the coding sequence ATGGCTAAAGATAAATATTTAGTATGTCAGGGAGCTATGTGCCAATGCCAACAAGGTTTTGCACCGGATCTTTTTAAAGTCCTGAGCCAGTCAAAATTTTATATTAATGACCAAAGTGGCAGTAGTAAACTAATTGGAAGCACTATGGATTTGGGTATTCCTTTTGAAGCAGGAACCTTTGGGCAATGTAAATTACAACCGACCGGCAGTAGTTTTATGACCTGTGTACCTAATATAATTCAATGGGACGGACCTTACGAAAAAGTAGAACTTGCCAATGGAGGACAGATTTTAACCGAGGAAAGTAAAGGAATATGTGCTATTGCCGGAAGTCCCGTTGTCGAATTCATGACCAATGGACAAATTGGATCACCTCAGAAATCAAATTTGGAAAATACCAACCAACAGATGCACAATCAATTAAACCCTTTGGTTAGACCTGATGAAATTGTAGAAGAAGAACCATTTGAAGGAATAGAGGTTAAATCAGAAATTACTTAG
- a CDS encoding LemA family protein, which yields MNNIILIIILALILVFIVTSSIKIYNRLVMLNHNVAKNFANIDVILKQRADEIPELVKIVKKYMEYEEDLITKVTSLRTQYLNASKNDDKVKATNELNNTLANIMAVSENYPDLKANTSFLSLQGRVSELENHLADRRELYNDSVNLYNIGVNEFPGLLLAKPMGYWNKELLQISEKEKQYHGVQF from the coding sequence ATGAACAATATTATCTTAATTATAATACTGGCCCTAATCCTGGTCTTTATCGTTACTAGCAGCATCAAAATCTACAATCGGTTGGTAATGTTAAACCATAACGTTGCCAAGAACTTCGCTAATATTGATGTAATCTTAAAACAACGGGCCGATGAAATACCGGAGCTCGTGAAAATCGTTAAAAAATATATGGAATATGAAGAGGACCTGATTACCAAGGTGACCAGCCTGAGAACCCAATATTTGAATGCTTCCAAAAATGACGACAAGGTAAAGGCAACCAATGAACTGAACAATACGCTTGCCAATATTATGGCCGTTTCCGAAAATTACCCCGATTTAAAGGCCAATACTTCCTTCCTCTCCTTACAAGGAAGAGTTTCTGAATTGGAAAACCACTTGGCCGACCGAAGGGAACTATATAACGACAGTGTCAACTTGTACAATATAGGTGTCAATGAATTTCCTGGGCTGTTATTGGCCAAACCTATGGGGTATTGGAATAAAGAGCTGTTACAGATTTCCGAAAAAGAAAAACAGTATCATGGAGTTCAGTTTTGA
- a CDS encoding type VI secretion system Vgr family protein gives MSKIVEIKLILNGNTFLPKSGYTVSVEQAIGGHSTFRIAFPAHATETYAGPLMENALGYIGKKMSIGLNAGQMEFTGIVTNVDLQKGTGAAGTLVISGHGPSVLLANSVQCFSYEEGTSLSQVVEDTLKGHSTDILKKSIGTGTDVTLPYTVQYNESDLSFLQRLCSRYGVWLYHNGRDFCVGKTDSTTLNGVYGIDVLSFNLSTSLKEQVFDIKGHDWVNDTLLEATSSAHVANSSHPYLAPVKGESDAVFNKKGSYDYTVGQHEYSAQAGLDTAAKVNTFGRASSMVTASGSSELVSMRVGDTLELKGLNFSDPTKQDPYGSYDIIKVVHRFDHSGHYSNSFEGVPQGTEHLPYSNSFAAPRAADQRGLVLDNADPDGLGRIKVQFPWQKVMGTSTPWIKMVTPYAGNGKGFYFIPEKDEEVLVGFENGNSEKPYIISAGFNTKAKSEYYNSENDLKAIKTRSGNEVIMNDKDGSVTISDADGNTVVMNGNGEITISANKKLNLNSEEINITASKTVNIEGSNNVNVNSKEILADGTSKVTVNSAAKVEMTAPSTQVEGSAELKLKSDGILDADGTTMTNIKGGLLNLN, from the coding sequence ATGTCCAAAATTGTAGAGATCAAACTTATTTTAAACGGGAACACGTTTTTACCCAAATCAGGCTATACCGTTTCCGTAGAACAGGCCATTGGCGGCCACAGTACTTTCCGGATCGCTTTTCCCGCCCACGCAACGGAAACCTATGCTGGCCCTCTTATGGAAAATGCTTTAGGTTATATTGGTAAAAAGATGTCCATTGGTCTTAATGCGGGCCAAATGGAATTTACAGGTATCGTTACCAATGTGGACCTTCAAAAAGGAACTGGTGCGGCCGGAACTTTGGTAATATCGGGCCATGGCCCTTCCGTTCTATTGGCCAACTCGGTGCAGTGCTTCAGTTACGAAGAGGGTACATCGCTATCCCAGGTTGTAGAGGACACCTTAAAAGGACATTCCACGGATATATTGAAAAAAAGTATAGGAACGGGTACAGACGTTACGTTGCCATACACCGTACAATATAATGAAAGTGATCTATCGTTCCTTCAAAGACTGTGCAGTCGCTATGGAGTGTGGCTCTACCATAACGGACGCGATTTTTGCGTGGGAAAAACGGACAGTACCACTCTTAACGGCGTATACGGGATTGACGTATTATCGTTCAATTTGTCTACCTCTCTCAAAGAACAAGTTTTTGACATCAAAGGACATGACTGGGTAAACGATACGCTCTTAGAGGCAACATCATCCGCCCATGTAGCAAATTCGTCCCATCCTTATCTTGCACCGGTAAAGGGCGAATCGGATGCCGTATTCAACAAAAAGGGCAGTTACGACTATACCGTAGGCCAACACGAGTACAGCGCACAGGCAGGTTTGGACACAGCCGCCAAGGTGAACACCTTTGGCAGGGCTTCAAGCATGGTCACCGCTTCGGGAAGCTCGGAACTGGTATCCATGCGCGTGGGCGATACGCTTGAACTAAAAGGACTCAATTTTTCGGATCCCACGAAACAGGATCCTTATGGGTCTTACGATATTATAAAAGTGGTTCACCGTTTTGACCATAGCGGCCATTACAGCAACTCTTTTGAGGGCGTACCGCAAGGTACCGAACACTTGCCCTACTCCAACAGCTTTGCGGCACCCAGAGCGGCCGACCAACGCGGACTCGTATTAGACAACGCCGACCCTGATGGGTTAGGTAGAATTAAAGTGCAGTTCCCATGGCAAAAGGTTATGGGCACAAGCACACCTTGGATAAAGATGGTCACTCCGTATGCCGGTAATGGAAAAGGGTTCTATTTTATCCCAGAAAAGGATGAAGAGGTTTTAGTCGGCTTTGAAAACGGAAACTCTGAAAAACCATATATAATTAGCGCAGGCTTCAACACAAAGGCCAAAAGCGAGTATTACAACTCCGAAAATGATCTCAAAGCCATCAAGACCCGTAGTGGTAACGAAGTTATCATGAACGATAAGGATGGTAGCGTTACTATTTCCGATGCTGACGGTAATACGGTGGTTATGAACGGAAACGGAGAAATCACGATTTCGGCTAATAAAAAATTAAATCTAAATTCCGAGGAAATCAATATTACGGCTTCCAAAACGGTTAACATAGAAGGTTCCAACAATGTAAATGTTAATTCTAAGGAAATATTGGCAGACGGCACTTCAAAAGTAACGGTGAACAGTGCTGCAAAGGTGGAGATGACCGCACCTAGTACCCAAGTAGAAGGTAGCGCGGAACTTAAGTTAAAAAGTGATGGCATTCTGGATGCGGATGGTACTACTATGACGAACATAAAAGGTGGACTTCTAAACCTTAATTAA